In Dictyoglomus sp. NZ13-RE01, the sequence CTAAATTCTTAACAAAATTATAGTATTCCTCTATATTTTTACCCACATCCTCTGGGCTATGAGCATCTGAACCAAATGTCAATGGTATATCATATGGAGCTAAAATTTCTAAAAATTTCGGCGAAGGATATATCTCTTTTACCGGTCTTCTAAGTCCTGATGTATTTATTTCTATAGATAGAGCTCTCTCCTTTAACATTGAGGCAATTCTAAGATATATATCTGTAAGATTTTCAGGTGGCGAATATCCCCAGAGCTTGACCAAATCTATATGTCCAATAATATCAAAAAGTCCACTTTTAATTGCTAATTCTAACCTTTCAAAATAATCTAAAAAAATTTGCTTTGATTCTTTTTTCCATCGTTCATCATTTGGATCAATATCAAATCCAAATCCATGGTTTAACCAATGTACAGAACCAATAACATAATCAAATTCATAATTTTCGAGAATTTCCTTAATCTCTTTCTCCTTATCTGGTAGATAATCCATTTCAATACCTAATTTTACGGGATATTTCTTTTTCATAGAGTTTATAAACAAAAAATACTCTTCTAAAGATGAATCACACCATTTATCTGTGTAGGGCAAATCTTTATAAACTGGTCTTAACTCAATAAATCTATGCCCATGCTCAGAAATACCTATCTCTTCAATTCCTTTTTCTTTAGCCTTTTGCCAAAAAAGCAAAAACCAATCTTCAGAAAAAGGTCCTCTCTCTAAGTGCATATGGTAGTCGATCAACATTTCCTTTACCCCTTTCTTACCCTTATTATTGGTCCTTCCTGTATAAAATCTCCTCTAAATTCTTCGTCCGCTATGGAAAGGTGAGAATCTAAATCGTGATAAGTAAAAGCAGAAGTCCCTAAAGAAAAATGCACACTTTGAGAAATGCCAAGGCTTGACTCCCCCATGCATCCAATCATTAATCCCTTATTACTTGCCCTTGCAATCTCTATTATTCCTAACGCATCATAAATACCAGATTTCATCAATTTAATATTGATAAAATCAATAGCATCCTCCTTTATTAATCTTAATGCATCGTAAACTGTATAAACACTTTCATCAACAGCGACAGGAAATGGAGAATTGTACCTAACATACTTTATACCATCATGATCATCTTTATGGACAGGTTGTTCAAAGACTAATACTTCTATCCCCTCTCTATAAAGGGTATTTATGAAGTAATTAGCAATTTTGGGTGTATAACCTTGATTTGCATCTATAATAAAATCCACATCTGGCAATATTCTCTTTATTTCGATAACTTTTCTTAAATCTTCCTCCAAATCCAATCCTACCTTAATTTTTAGTATTCTAAATCCAGCATCATAATATTCCTTTGCTTTTCTAATAGTATTCTCAAAATCACTAATTCCAATAGTTATATCTGTTTCAATCTCCTCCCGCTCCCCACCAAAAAATAAATAAGGGGAAATACCTTTCCAATTACAATAAGCAGAAACCAGTGCATACTCCGTACCTGCCATTATTGCGGGAAGAAATTGTAAACTTTTAAGTTTTTTCCAAAGATATCTAAGTTTTAATATATTTTCCCCTATAAGTAGATCTTTTATACTCTTTTCCAAAACAACATAAGAATTTTCAGAAATTATCTTAGAAATTAAAGAGGAAGAAGCCTCTCCTACTCCTATCGTTCCATCTTTTAAAAATATTTCTATTTCCAAATTCAGTATTTCCGATCTTTCACCCGTAGCAATTTTAAATACTTCTTTTAATCTGTATTTTTTCGGAGTCAGTTTAACATCTACTATCTCCATAATTATCCTCCTATTTCTATTTTTATAGGGCTAAAAAGCCCAAAGGGGTGCAATACATACTCATCGGTATATTCATCTCCTTCTGTTCTGAATGAGC encodes:
- a CDS encoding histidinol-phosphatase, giving the protein MLIDYHMHLERGPFSEDWFLLFWQKAKEKGIEEIGISEHGHRFIELRPVYKDLPYTDKWCDSSLEEYFLFINSMKKKYPVKLGIEMDYLPDKEKEIKEILENYEFDYVIGSVHWLNHGFGFDIDPNDERWKKESKQIFLDYFERLELAIKSGLFDIIGHIDLVKLWGYSPPENLTDIYLRIASMLKERALSIEINTSGLRRPVKEIYPSPKFLEILAPYDIPLTFGSDAHSPEDVGKNIEEYYNFVKNLGFKKLTIFEKRVPKYIDIK
- a CDS encoding dipeptide epimerase — translated: MEIVDVKLTPKKYRLKEVFKIATGERSEILNLEIEIFLKDGTIGVGEASSSLISKIISENSYVVLEKSIKDLLIGENILKLRYLWKKLKSLQFLPAIMAGTEYALVSAYCNWKGISPYLFFGGEREEIETDITIGISDFENTIRKAKEYYDAGFRILKIKVGLDLEEDLRKVIEIKRILPDVDFIIDANQGYTPKIANYFINTLYREGIEVLVFEQPVHKDDHDGIKYVRYNSPFPVAVDESVYTVYDALRLIKEDAIDFINIKLMKSGIYDALGIIEIARASNKGLMIGCMGESSLGISQSVHFSLGTSAFTYHDLDSHLSIADEEFRGDFIQEGPIIRVRKG